The stretch of DNA GCAGCGACACGGGGCCTCTGTTCGATAGTTCACGACAACGCTCAGTCCTGGCGAACGAACGTCACATCGAGTGGCGACGCGGCTCCAGATCGGAACCGCACACGTAGCGTGTGCGCATCCCGCGCATGCGCCACGATCAATCCGCTCGTAGCGGGCGCACCGACGATTGTCATGCCGGCGACCAAGGAGTCGCCCTCAATCCGCCCACCACCTTCCCACGCGACACCCGAGAACGTGAGCCGCGCCCCCAGCACACCCATCTCGCTTGACTTCGAGGTAACCGACAATTCAACGAACTCGAGCGACGGCGTCACCGAGCGCCACGCACCAGCGAACGCCGCTGGGGACGAAGCCTCGAACGCTGTCTCCGACGGCCCGGCCGGCCCCGCCGCGCATCCAATCGTCGCGCACAGCAGGGTCATCACCGACACCCAACGCATCATCGGGACTCCAGTTGAGCGATCACTGACACTACTCCAAGAGCTTGCGGTCGGTCAACGCCAGGATCGGCGCGTGCGCTATCGTGCGCTGCAATATCGGGTTGGGCAGCACCCACGCGCGAGGGCGCTTGGCTCAGCAGCCATCACACAGCGGCTTCTCGCCGCAGGTAGCAGGCAACCGCCTGGGAACCAGGCTAGTCGTCCGTGTCTCCGTAGAGCGCGATCAAGTTCCCCTCGGAGTCCACCACCTCGGCCCGAAAGCCGTAACCGCCAATCTCGTGGACATCGCGCCGCACGTCGCCGCCATGGGGTTGGACTGCCGCCACTGCCGCGCGTAGTCGCCCAGTGACGTTGAACCAGAGCATCACGCCGTGTTCCGATGGCTCCGCGGTGCTGTCCGGGACCAGGCAGCCCATCTGTCCTCCACTAGGCGTCGGGAGCATGCCAAGTGGCTTCGAGCCGGTCTGCTGCTTCGAGACCGGTGCGCCGAGAACCGCGGAATAGAAGCGGATCGCTCGGTCCAGGTCGCGGACCTGGATATCGAACCACGCGAGATTGTGTGTCATGGGTGAGCGTCTGGAACTGGGTGCTGGTCGAAAGCCCGGCTGTGAGCTGGAACGGGCGTCTTCTTCATCGCTGCCCTACGTTCAGGTACCGCGGAGGCGCACCGCACCGTCCGCGACCGCCGGTCGTTAGGCGGCGCCTGTGATTCGCTTGCCCCGCGTGCGCCAGGCTGACGCGAAGGCGAGCAGCACGATGCCGCACGCCCCCCAACCAAGCAGAGGCATCACTCGCCGAATCTCCGAAGGGATGGTGAGCACGTCAGGCAGGCCGGTTTGCCAGAACACCCACTCCGCGCCGAGCTGCGACGCGAGTGCCTTGCTGCCGGTCGCCAGGACGATGATCGCGTCCTCCGTGTCGGGGTTGATCCGGACCGTTGCACTGATCGCTGGCTCATTGGCTCCGTCATGGCCGAAGATGACGCCGCCATTCTTCGTCGGCGCGTACAGCACGGTGCCCAACCCCCAGAGGTCGGCGCCCATCGATCGTGCCTCGGCGATGCGCATCGACTCGAGCGTCTTCCTGGCGAGTGGGCTCCCCTCGACCGTTCGCAGCTGCGCCAGGACCAACTTGACCATGTCGCTGGCAGACGTAGTGAACCCCGTCGCTGCCCGTGACGCGTACTGGTAGATCGGTGCTGGCCGGCCGTCGGCGTAGTATGACTTGGCCGAGTTGGTCGTTGCAGAAAGGTCGGCGTATCCCGAGCGCGTCATGCCGAGGGGGTGGAGCACCTCGCGAGTGACGAAGGTGTCGAACCGCTCTCCCGAGAGTTCTTCCACCAGCAGCTCGAGCAGCAAGTAGCCACCGCCCGAGTACCGAAACTGAGAGCCTGGCTGGATCCCCACGGCGACGGGCGAGGAAGGGCGGCCGCTGGATGCCCGAGGCGCGGCCAGCGCCTCCTCCAATGTTGGAAGGGCCTCGTCTCGTCGAT from Gemmatimonadota bacterium encodes:
- a CDS encoding VOC family protein yields the protein MTHNLAWFDIQVRDLDRAIRFYSAVLGAPVSKQQTGSKPLGMLPTPSGGQMGCLVPDSTAEPSEHGVMLWFNVTGRLRAAVAAVQPHGGDVRRDVHEIGGYGFRAEVVDSEGNLIALYGDTDD
- a CDS encoding beta-lactamase family protein, producing the protein MEGYLTRWHLPSTAFDSREVTARRLLSHTAGLTDGLGFGDYRRDEALPTLEEALAAPRASSGRPSSPVAVGIQPGSQFRYSGGGYLLLELLVEELSGERFDTFVTREVLHPLGMTRSGYADLSATTNSAKSYYADGRPAPIYQYASRAATGFTTSASDMVKLVLAQLRTVEGSPLARKTLESMRIAEARSMGADLWGLGTVLYAPTKNGGVIFGHDGANEPAISATVRINPDTEDAIIVLATGSKALASQLGAEWVFWQTGLPDVLTIPSEIRRVMPLLGWGACGIVLLAFASAWRTRGKRITGAA